The Rhinolophus ferrumequinum isolate MPI-CBG mRhiFer1 chromosome 21, mRhiFer1_v1.p, whole genome shotgun sequence region GGGCTGcctcctcttcctgcctctgggccAGCTCCTAGGGGTGCAAAGGTGGGGCACGTGTGCTCAGGGGCCTGACCCCAACCCCTCCCAGTGGAGGACTGCAGAGCTCCCAGGACTGCCAGGCAAAACTCACCTTCAGCTTCCGTTTCTCCTCAGCCTTCTGCGGGTCCCACTCCTCGCCGCGACGATAGGAGTCCAGCTCTTCATCTGAGGGTGCAAACTCCTGGGGAAGAAGGGATGTTGGGGTCAAGTTTCCAATACacgttttatttcatttttctctccatggGGGTACAGGCTGAAAAGCAGAGAGATTGGGGAACTCAGGCCTTTCACCTTTTTGAAGATCATGACATAGCGACACTCATCATCTTCCCCGAAGGAGAAGGATGTCAGGCCAGCCACTTCCACTACATCGTgtctgggaagggaggggagaggggaaaaCTATGTAGAGCCACCAGGGGGCCGAGTACCCTCAGGTCGTGGACACCCCTGCTGGCCCCTCCATGCCACCCCGGCCACCCCAGCCCAAGGCACTCACAGTATGCTCCTCTCTATCTTGTTCATCGGCTGGAACTTTTTCTTGATCTGCCCACTGTCTTGGATGAAATCTGACACCTCTTTTTCCATCTTGggagaggaaaatgggaagaagGTATGAGATGATGGCGCTGCCCCAATAGCCCTCTTCCCAGCTAGGCCAATGAACCTTCGCCTCCCCACACCTTTCCCAGCCTCCATGCCATGGGCTTTCAGGCTTCACCTCTCttgggacatttaaaaaaaaaaactgggttcTAATTCTAACTTATTGGAAGTCCTTCCTGAGGCTGCCTTTAATCTCTCCAGTTATTCTCACCCTTTTACGAAACTCCACTTTCTGTTGTTTCTCTTGCTCCTGTAGTTTCTTCAGGCGGGCAGCCTGCTCTGGGGGTGAGAAAGGCAGCATGAGGCCAGGAGTGGAAGCATGGGTGGAGAGAGTTTGTCAAGCTTTGAAGGAGGTCTGGTGACCACTGGGAGGTACCAGCCTGGGCAGGGAGGATTACTGTTTATTCACGAAGCATTTGTCGatatttgctttatacctggcactgtgctaggtccTGGAGCACAAAGATAATTAAGACATAGCTTTGCCCTTCAGGAGCTCAGTTAGTGAGAGTAGCAAAGATTAGAATCATACTTAACCTCACTTCCCAAGCTCACTGTGGAAACCaactaacaaacatttatttaatgcccACAATATACAAAGAACTATAAGGCACCTGGGAAGGTAGGGAGACCAGACTAAGCCCTAGCCTCAAAGTTTATTATCTCATTGTCTACATTGGAAAGGGGAAGTTGTTTAACTTCCTATATTTTGTAACATCCCCCCACTTCTCACTTCTACAGCAGGACAAAGCTGAAATGGCTAATCTGACACCCTTCTCCTTTGGGAGCATAGGTGTTCAAAGTGAGCTGCAAAGGAACTCCTCACCCTTGGGTCTTAatgtcccctctcctctcttctgccATTTCCAATCCTTGATATTAAGGCCCACTTCTTCCACAGGATTTGAATCCTTCCAGCTGCACTAAACCTCTTCCCATTTTCCTAATCATTCCATGCCTTTGCACGTGATGTTCCTGCTGCTTGATATGCTTTTCCTCCTCTTGCAAACTTTGAGATCCACCATGAGTCAGAGTTACTCACATCTTCCTCTGGGGACCACACACATTTGGTTCAGACATCCACTATAGCATGTGCTGAGAACTAACACAAGGTAACTTTCTGTCTTCCCTACCAGACTCTGAGCTCCTAGGAGGCAGGGACCCTGTTCATCTCCTATCCAGTTAATCTCTGTAGTCCCAGAGCCTGATAATTTAGGAGCTCTCATCTCTCCGACCTCAAGGGCTCTGACCATAACCCACCGTGGCCACTGACTGTTCTGTAACTGGTTTGTGAGTCTTCTGAGGTGGCATAAGATTATGGTTAAGAATATAGGCTTAAAAGTCACACCTGGGTTTAAAACTTTGCCAATTAGTAaccatgtgacctcaggcaagtgacTAAACTCTGAACTTCAGCTTCCTAGTCTGACAGGCGCCGCTGGCGAACCCCACCTAGACAATCATGGTGAGGATGAAATTATTCCAGTTGCTGCTTCCCATTAtgctccctccttcctcagctTTCAAATACACTTCTCTACCTGTAACACTGCTCCCTCTCTCATTTACTGAATTAGCTATTCTTCAGATCTCAGGTCACTGCAGAGACCACTAGGTTGCTGCTcttataacaattatttttctttctgagcacTTATCAAGTAAGTGGGTTATTAAATCTGTGTGATCATTTCATCAATGCGCATTTCATCAGTGCTCTAGAGTGTGGGCTCTTGAGGGTACCCATGGCCCTTAGGAACCCTTCAGTCAATGTACATTTCGGTATTCAGCAGCACTTGATGAGCACTTTGAAGGCATCCAGCTTGCCCTGGTCACCCTCGGGCGGGTGGGGAGCCAATGCCCGGGACGGGGCTTGTCCACGGTCAAGGTCCGCAGGGTTGGGAGCTGGCGTCCTCCCCAAGGCAGTCATTCGGTCAGAGTCATTCACACGTCACAGCGCAAGCAACCCTAGGGAAACCTGCACCGCCTGGCCGGCAGCCGAACTAGAGCCAGCCAGACAGCAGGGAAGTTACTTAGGGAACACAGGCGGGGAGACTACAGCTAATCGGACCGGGCAGAAGCATTCTCAATTCTCCAAACAACATCACGATGCCCCCGGGCAGCTCGGGAATTTAAGGTTACAGAAGGgatggaggaaggcaggagggaccGGGTTAAATCTAGTAGGAGGTATATAAAGGCACCAAAAGAACCCAACAACCAATTGGAGATGCTGGGATGGGGTGGTCCACAGGAAGGTCTAATACGACTTAATAGGTAGACCTTTCAGTTGAGATGGCCAATGGAGGTGAAAGGATTGTGGATGGGCGTATCCTGAACCCAATCAGAATGGGGTTGGGCTGTGGGACACAGCAGCTAGGAGGTAGGAAGGGCCGAGCGGCTGAACCCGCCCTCCTGCGATCCGAAGGCGGGCTGAGGAACACCAAGAGGTTGGGTGGGGTAGGCGGCACCCTGCCAATCAGAGCACGCCAGCAGCGGACAGGCAGGCCCGTCGACAAATGGAAAACAAGgactgagggagagggaagaagctgGCGCTAGGCTTCAGGTAGCCAATCACCGTCCGCTACGAAAGGCGGGCGGGTCGGCAGGCCTTTTAGGGACTCTGGGGGTCTCGGAAGGGGCCTCTGAAGGGTCTTTCAAGGTTGAAGAGGCGGCATCGTCCATGAGGGAAGAGTGCGGTCCTGAGAACCGGATGAAGAAAGGCGGATGTGAATTTGGGATCCTCACCTCGGGCCTTGCGCCGAGTCTCCTGGTCACCGAGGCTGGGTGGCTTCTCCATGGAGCTCAGGATGGAGCCCAGTAGGTCCGCCATCTTGGGAGTGACTGAGAGGGGGCGGCGCGTCTTAAAGGGAAGGGCGAAATGCCTTTAAGGCCGGAAACACGTCGGAGGTGGAAAACCGCGCACCCGCCCCGCCGCGCCCGCGCGCTCTTCCGGCCCGGAGCCCACTGCCGCCTCCCGCCGGctgaggccccgcccccgcccgtcCCCGACCCCGCCCGTCCCCGACCCCGCCCGTCCCCGACCCCCCCGTCCCCCCGCAGACAGAGGCCGGAGGCTGGCTGGTGCAGCGATGTTTAATGGCAATTTGTAGAAATCAAGCCCATGCACAAGTAGAAAGTGCTCGTGGGACCGGCAGGAGGCCCCCGCCGCGCTCGGGAACCACAAGTCCGGCCGTGCAGCCTTCCCCGCGGCGCCTTAAATAGATTCTTCACTATACTCTGTATGTTACATATGTACAAGCCCCCTCCCCTCGGGGGACGGGGCGGGACTCCGCAACGTGTTCCTATATACAGCCCCCCTTTGGCCCCTAGGTTGGCCAGAGTCGGAGTGAGGGGGGAAGACAAGGCCAGAAAGGGAGGAAACAGACGCAAACATGCGGAGTCGGGTGCGGGCACGGTCAGCCCTGAAACACGAGGGGCGCGCGCACAGCGAAGGCAGAGGTGGGGCCAGGCGGATACATTCAGAGACgcattgaacaaataaataaggcAAGTCAGGAAGGGGTCGAGGCGGGTGCAGGCAGGGAAAGAGATGTGGAGAAGGGGCAGGCAGGGCTCTGGAGGTCACAGCTGAAGATGCAGGTTTGTGGGGCGTGGGTCTTCTGGACCCAGGGACCAAAAGAGGAGGCAAGACccagagggaagagcagagaggTGGAGGAGCTGGGGGTGGCGGTGGGAAAGGGAGTTCAGCACTTTGGAGGGGTGGAGGCTGGAGACCTAGGAAGGGCTCCAACTAAAGTGACAGGGAAAGCTGCCGACAGGGGGCTCTCCCTCCCCCAGAGAGTCCTCTCCCTTAAGACTGCAAGAAGCGGCCCCCAGGGTGGTGAGAAAGGCGTGAAGAGGTCAGGTGGCCAGTCCTGGCTGGGGAagcccttccagctcctggttcTGCTTCAGTTCCCTCATCCTGCAGAGAGACAAAGACGACGTCAGAAGAGACCAGCAGATCTGGTGGGGTGACAACAGGAGAAAGGATGAGTACCTGTGTCGGCAGCGCCGCAGGAATCTCATGATCTTCCTGGCTGCCTGGTCCTGCTTCTTGGTGAGAAAGGAGCCTCTGGTGGAAGACAGAAAGGATGAGGAGACCTCACACAACACTCAGGCATCCCTTGCCTTCAGCCCCTTAGGGGACCCTagcagggaagggcagggggcAGGACAGTGAGCTGGGAGTTGGGGCCCTGGGCAGTCGGCAGGCACAGGGCTTAAGCGCGGGCCGCACTTGTTGCGAGCAGGTAGGCTGCCCGTGGGCCGGCGGCGGTAGGAGCGGTAGTGCTGCTGGATGAGCACAGCTGCTCGACGGCTCTGCTGAAATCGCTTCTGTTCATAGTAGCTTCGGAACTTGCTCTGGATCAGGATGGCCGCCTGGGTCATCTTCTTATAGAGTGCAaactgcaggggtggggaggaggaataAGAGCCTGAAATGGAGACCCAAACCCCTCAGGGTCATCCCCCCAAGTTCAGTTGATGTAAGTCTTTCTCTAATCAGTCATGGAAAGGCTGAATCATCACAGACAACCTCACACCAGGTCTCATGCCTAATACCTTAAGTGCAATCCAGGTCAGCTtgtggagagagaaggggagttAGGGCTCCAGCATCCATCTGGATGCTCTGGGCTGgaatgcatg contains the following coding sequences:
- the SPAG7 gene encoding sperm-associated antigen 7; the protein is MADLLGSILSSMEKPPSLGDQETRRKAREQAARLKKLQEQEKQQKVEFRKRMEKEVSDFIQDSGQIKKKFQPMNKIERSILHDVVEVAGLTSFSFGEDDECRYVMIFKKEFAPSDEELDSYRRGEEWDPQKAEEKRKLKELAQRQEEEAAQQGPVVISPASDYKDKYSHLIGKGAAKDAAHMLQANKTYGCVPVANKRDTRSIEEAMNEIRAKKRLRQSGEELPPTS